Proteins encoded in a region of the Marinobacter arenosus genome:
- the xerC gene encoding tyrosine recombinase XerC, protein MTGQLEPPASLIAPLEAFIGHLASEKRHSPRTCDSYQRDLRGLARWLSHDQQDQWQRVSNHDLRRYVAALSRDGLNGRSIARHLSAIRRFYQYLLRERLATDNPALDIRAPKSARRLPKVADVDQLNHLLDARPDDPLEVRDLCMFELMYSSGLRLSELAGLDVDSVDLQGGEVRVLGKGGKERVLPVGRKARSSLQAWLPVRAGLAMETEQALFVSRRGDRLSHRSIQARLNRWGLAKGADQKLHPHLLRHSFASHMLESSGDLRAVQELLGHADIATTQVYTHLDFQHLARVYDQSHPRARRHPYHGQKRKQDGAED, encoded by the coding sequence ATGACCGGGCAACTGGAACCTCCAGCTAGCCTGATCGCTCCCCTGGAAGCCTTCATCGGTCATCTCGCCTCGGAAAAACGGCATTCGCCCCGCACCTGTGACAGTTACCAGCGCGACCTTCGGGGGCTGGCCCGCTGGTTGTCCCACGATCAACAGGATCAGTGGCAAAGGGTCTCCAACCATGACCTTCGCCGTTATGTGGCGGCACTGAGTCGAGACGGGCTGAATGGCCGCAGCATTGCCCGCCACCTGTCCGCCATCCGGCGTTTCTACCAGTACCTGTTACGGGAACGTCTGGCCACCGACAATCCGGCCCTGGATATCCGGGCCCCGAAGAGCGCTCGGCGACTGCCCAAAGTGGCCGATGTGGACCAGCTCAATCACCTGCTCGATGCCCGTCCGGACGATCCGCTGGAAGTGCGCGATCTGTGCATGTTCGAGTTGATGTACTCCTCCGGGCTCCGGCTGTCGGAACTGGCTGGCCTGGACGTGGACTCGGTCGATCTTCAGGGCGGCGAGGTGCGGGTGCTGGGCAAGGGCGGCAAAGAGCGGGTCCTTCCGGTCGGACGCAAAGCCCGGTCCTCGTTGCAGGCGTGGCTGCCGGTGCGAGCCGGCCTGGCGATGGAAACGGAGCAGGCGCTGTTTGTCAGCCGGCGGGGCGATCGGCTCAGCCATCGCAGCATCCAGGCCCGGCTCAACCGTTGGGGCCTGGCCAAAGGTGCCGACCAAAAACTCCATCCCCACCTGCTGCGCCATTCCTTCGCCAGCCACATGCTGGAATCCAGTGGCGACCTCCGGGCCGTCCAGGAACTGCTCGGCCATGCCGACATCGCCACCACCCAGGTCTATACCCACCTCGATTTTCAACATTTAGCCCGGGTTTATGACCAGAGTCACCCCAGAGCTCGCCGTCATCCGTATCATGGGCAAAAACGTAAGCAGGACGGTGCCGAGGACTAA
- a CDS encoding class I adenylate cyclase, translating to MTAHVAPIALDFDEGIDRKTLRRLRDRFLSVNQQRWDRACSALTYRQQIVLEVLPLVFHANHPALPGYTDADCPYGFSHYQPPSRTLNAARRLARTFSVRNEGKRRPDLDALFLMGSPGTLGHSVASDLDLWLCHRSDLPERGIQCLERKAEKLSEWAGSLGVELHVFVFCAEDWRAGRQRAEVTGENCGSAQHYLLLDEFYRTSIHLAGRYPMWWLIPAECESRYDECMRQLVGCRFVRGDEYIDFGPVSAIPEEEFLGAGVWQLYKGIDAPWKSILKLLLIECYAQTAGQPLLSSVFKQAVFRGETEADGLDPYLLLYNRLETWLLDSGMSGRLDLVRRSLYLKAGLPLTRADSAPERWRVRLLTQLVERWQWQEPALAELDNRHQWRAEDVTRLRRLIVAELTHSYRLLSKMARDHGTRATISVGDINLLGRKLYAAFQRKAGKIEQINPGLAPSLVEENLAFYHQSEQGRDGNGWLLYRDLEDPADAFWQPAIRRSGNLTELMVWCYCNGLLSRSTRLNVRAGQSVASVSELREMLEALAGFLPFPIEPADREALSRGVRPVRNLLLVNVGVDPQAHLTEKGLHKLSARHDSLGFSGGRENLVVTIDQITFNSWHEVSLQHYAAGDTLIQCLKNVLASVAVDPSEVPGIQVHGHNRGHGAAIARRVQELFSDVLRQFFAGGLGPHPLRYVIEVDRRYFMLQFNGREPGFIALDSFGALLEHLALPQDRYLPVVFDRYAIPEDPALRAVSQACEPDNIQVFYCIRGERARIWVVDELGSLSTWEQAVGNRRYLLAPLLRFLENLVERRMLRRSDAPTVLAGVQCQEVVNRDGHWRTELRPDTESTSTLPGLEVQAVGVQEGGSRVRFDMFCGEQEFTVQEYGDQLISAVAHYIRSQRQDREDYPVYLTDVHLPHDLDPQVYQLDIQTSQYLHYRSILERALNQALQGNG from the coding sequence TTGACCGCCCATGTTGCCCCGATTGCCCTGGATTTCGATGAGGGCATAGATCGCAAGACCCTGCGCCGTCTGCGGGACCGGTTCCTGTCGGTCAATCAGCAACGCTGGGATCGGGCGTGCTCCGCACTGACCTACCGCCAGCAGATCGTGCTGGAAGTGTTGCCGCTGGTGTTCCACGCCAATCATCCGGCGTTGCCGGGCTACACAGACGCCGATTGTCCGTATGGCTTCAGTCATTACCAACCCCCGTCCCGAACCCTGAACGCGGCACGCCGCCTGGCGCGAACCTTCAGTGTCCGCAATGAAGGCAAACGCAGGCCCGACCTCGACGCCCTGTTCCTGATGGGGAGTCCGGGCACGCTGGGGCATTCCGTGGCCAGTGACCTGGACCTGTGGCTCTGCCACCGGAGTGACCTGCCGGAGCGGGGCATCCAATGCCTGGAGCGTAAAGCGGAAAAACTGTCGGAATGGGCGGGGTCGCTCGGCGTGGAGCTTCACGTGTTCGTGTTCTGTGCGGAGGACTGGCGGGCCGGCCGACAGCGCGCCGAAGTGACCGGCGAGAACTGCGGCAGTGCCCAGCATTACCTGCTTCTTGATGAGTTCTACCGGACCAGTATTCACCTGGCGGGGCGCTATCCGATGTGGTGGCTGATCCCCGCGGAGTGTGAGTCGCGCTACGACGAATGCATGCGACAGCTGGTGGGCTGCCGCTTTGTTCGGGGCGACGAATACATTGATTTTGGGCCGGTGTCGGCCATTCCCGAGGAGGAATTCCTGGGGGCGGGCGTGTGGCAGCTCTACAAGGGTATCGACGCGCCCTGGAAATCCATTCTCAAGCTGTTGCTGATCGAGTGTTACGCCCAGACCGCGGGCCAGCCACTGCTGTCGAGTGTGTTCAAACAGGCCGTGTTCCGGGGCGAGACCGAGGCCGACGGCCTGGATCCCTATCTGCTGCTCTACAACCGGCTGGAAACCTGGCTGCTGGATTCGGGGATGTCAGGGCGTCTGGACCTTGTCCGCCGCAGCCTCTACCTGAAAGCGGGGTTGCCGTTGACCCGGGCCGACTCGGCGCCGGAGCGTTGGCGGGTGCGCCTGCTGACCCAGCTGGTGGAACGGTGGCAGTGGCAGGAGCCAGCCCTCGCTGAACTGGATAACCGTCACCAGTGGCGTGCCGAGGATGTCACCCGGCTGCGCCGCCTCATCGTGGCCGAACTCACTCACAGCTATCGACTGCTTTCAAAAATGGCCCGGGATCACGGGACCCGGGCGACCATCAGCGTCGGCGACATCAACCTCCTTGGCCGCAAACTCTATGCGGCGTTCCAGCGCAAAGCCGGCAAGATCGAGCAGATCAACCCCGGCCTGGCGCCGTCACTGGTGGAGGAAAACCTGGCCTTCTACCACCAGTCGGAGCAGGGGAGGGACGGCAATGGCTGGTTGCTTTACCGGGACCTTGAAGATCCGGCCGACGCCTTCTGGCAGCCGGCCATCCGCCGGTCGGGCAACCTGACCGAACTGATGGTGTGGTGTTACTGCAACGGCCTCTTGTCCCGGTCAACCCGGCTGAATGTGCGGGCTGGCCAGAGCGTGGCGTCGGTCAGTGAACTGCGGGAAATGCTCGAAGCCCTCGCCGGGTTTCTTCCGTTTCCGATCGAACCGGCGGACCGGGAGGCGCTTTCGCGAGGCGTCCGCCCGGTGCGCAATCTGTTGCTGGTGAACGTTGGCGTCGACCCCCAGGCCCACCTGACCGAAAAAGGCCTGCACAAGCTCAGCGCACGGCATGATTCGCTCGGCTTCAGCGGCGGGCGGGAGAATCTGGTGGTCACGATTGATCAGATCACCTTCAACAGCTGGCACGAGGTGAGTCTCCAGCACTACGCCGCCGGCGACACGCTGATCCAGTGCTTGAAGAACGTGCTCGCGTCGGTGGCGGTGGATCCGTCCGAGGTGCCCGGTATCCAGGTCCATGGCCACAACCGGGGGCACGGAGCCGCCATCGCGCGGCGTGTCCAGGAGCTGTTCAGCGATGTTCTGCGCCAGTTTTTTGCGGGCGGGCTGGGGCCGCATCCCTTGCGTTATGTGATTGAAGTGGATCGGCGGTATTTTATGCTCCAGTTCAACGGTCGGGAACCCGGGTTCATCGCCCTCGACAGCTTTGGTGCCCTGCTGGAGCACCTTGCCTTGCCTCAGGATAGGTACCTGCCCGTGGTGTTCGACCGCTATGCGATTCCGGAGGATCCCGCCCTCAGAGCCGTGTCCCAGGCGTGCGAGCCGGACAACATCCAGGTGTTTTACTGCATCCGGGGTGAGCGGGCACGGATCTGGGTGGTTGATGAGCTTGGGTCGCTTTCAACCTGGGAACAGGCGGTCGGTAACCGGCGTTATCTGCTGGCGCCCCTGCTTCGCTTTCTCGAAAATTTGGTGGAGCGCCGCATGCTTCGCCGCAGCGATGCCCCGACGGTGCTGGCGGGCGTTCAGTGCCAGGAAGTCGTGAACCGGGACGGCCACTGGCGCACCGAGCTCCGTCCCGATACCGAGTCCACATCGACTCTCCCCGGCCTGGAGGTCCAGGCTGTGGGGGTGCAGGAGGGCGGCAGTCGGGTCCGGTTCGACATGTTCTGCGGCGAGCAGGAATTCACCGTCCAGGAATATGGGGATCAACTGATTTCCGCGGTGGCCCATTACATCCGATCCCAGCGCCAGGATCGCGAGGACTATCCGGTCTACCTGACGGACGTGCATCTCCCCCATGACCTGGATCCCCAGGTCTATCAACTGGATATCCAGACCAGTCAGTACCTCCATTACCGGTCGATTCTGGAGCGCGCCCTTAACCAGGCCCTGCAGGGCAACGGCTAG
- a CDS encoding DUF2789 domain-containing protein, whose product MDTSKHTLSTLFEQLGLAADEKSIEDFVARYSPLPREIALQDAPFWSESQSHFLEEGLEDDSDWAEIIDELDAMMRH is encoded by the coding sequence ATGGATACAAGCAAGCACACGCTCAGTACCCTTTTCGAGCAGCTCGGTCTGGCGGCCGACGAAAAGAGCATTGAGGACTTTGTGGCACGGTACTCGCCGCTGCCCCGGGAGATTGCGCTGCAGGATGCTCCGTTCTGGTCCGAAAGTCAGTCCCACTTCCTGGAAGAAGGCCTTGAGGACGATAGCGACTGGGCTGAGATCATTGATGAACTGGACGCGATGATGCGTCACTGA
- the dapF gene encoding diaminopimelate epimerase: MGQQRRGQAATMRFTKMHGLGNDFMVVDAISQPFRLRPEMIRELADRNFGIGFDQLLVVEPPGLPDVDFRYRIFNADGSEVEQCGNGARCFARFVRDQRLTNKKVIRVQTAKGVIELRVGKDGLVMVNMGIPELNPPAIPFAADRRKEVYTVDVNGSTVELSAVSMGNPHGVLLVDDVDTAPVETLGPRLENHPRFPARANIGFLQIIDRTHARLRVFERGSGETLACGSGACAAVVAGCLRGLLDPRVEVELRGGRLVIEWQGEGTPVMMEGPATSVFEGQLRLPGDHQGRRRRNSRPTKQRS, from the coding sequence ATGGGGCAACAGCGACGAGGCCAGGCTGCAACCATGCGATTCACCAAGATGCACGGCCTTGGCAATGACTTCATGGTGGTCGATGCCATCAGCCAGCCGTTCCGCCTTCGCCCGGAGATGATCCGGGAGCTGGCGGACCGCAATTTCGGTATCGGTTTTGACCAGTTGCTGGTCGTGGAACCCCCGGGGCTGCCGGATGTGGATTTTCGCTACCGCATCTTCAACGCCGACGGGTCCGAAGTTGAGCAGTGTGGCAATGGTGCCCGCTGTTTTGCCCGGTTTGTTCGCGATCAACGCCTGACCAACAAGAAGGTCATCCGGGTGCAGACCGCCAAAGGGGTGATCGAGTTGCGGGTTGGCAAGGATGGCCTGGTCATGGTCAACATGGGGATTCCGGAGCTCAATCCTCCCGCCATCCCATTTGCCGCTGATCGTCGCAAGGAGGTCTACACCGTCGATGTGAATGGCAGCACGGTGGAGCTGAGTGCGGTATCCATGGGCAACCCCCATGGTGTGCTGCTGGTGGACGACGTGGACACCGCCCCGGTAGAGACCCTCGGTCCCAGGCTCGAGAATCACCCCCGTTTCCCGGCCCGCGCCAACATCGGGTTTCTCCAGATCATTGATCGCACCCACGCCCGGCTGCGGGTGTTCGAACGAGGCTCCGGTGAGACGCTCGCCTGTGGCAGCGGCGCCTGCGCGGCGGTCGTGGCCGGTTGTCTGCGGGGCCTGCTGGATCCTCGGGTTGAAGTGGAACTGCGTGGTGGGCGGCTGGTGATTGAATGGCAGGGGGAGGGTACCCCTGTTATGATGGAAGGCCCTGCAACGAGTGTCTTCGAGGGACAGTTGCGGTTGCCCGGCGATCATCAGGGACGTCGTCGGAGAAACAGCAGACCAACCAAACAACGGTCCTGA
- a CDS encoding DUF484 family protein, whose translation MTDQAARQKAGELSREQVAEYLRENPDFFVDQDELLRSLTLPHDSGRAISLVERQVHLFREQRDTLRRELVELVAIARQNDRLFEKSKRLLMQVIEARTLNDMASAIDDSIRGDFGLDAASVLLFTDRPLPDPSQGALHVVRPDEAHERLGSLLEGSRAVCGQFRESERQFLFPDREEPIASVALVPLRSNDLVGVFAVGSCQPGYFDQSMGSLFLSYISDTLSRLLPPMVQRHTGAAPVADIATESR comes from the coding sequence ATGACAGACCAAGCGGCCCGCCAGAAGGCCGGAGAGCTCAGCCGCGAGCAGGTGGCGGAGTATCTGCGGGAGAATCCGGATTTCTTTGTGGATCAGGACGAGCTGCTTCGCAGTCTGACCCTGCCTCACGACAGTGGCCGGGCAATCTCGCTGGTGGAGCGTCAGGTGCACCTGTTCCGTGAGCAGCGGGATACCCTGCGTCGCGAACTGGTGGAGCTGGTGGCCATTGCCCGTCAGAACGACCGGCTGTTCGAGAAGAGCAAACGCCTGCTGATGCAGGTCATTGAAGCCCGCACCCTCAATGACATGGCGTCCGCCATCGATGACAGCATTCGGGGTGATTTTGGGCTGGATGCGGCTTCGGTCCTTCTGTTTACCGATCGGCCTCTGCCTGATCCGTCTCAGGGCGCGCTTCACGTCGTCCGCCCGGACGAAGCCCACGAGCGTCTCGGGAGCCTCCTGGAGGGCAGCCGTGCAGTATGCGGCCAGTTCCGGGAAAGCGAGCGCCAGTTCCTGTTCCCGGACCGCGAGGAACCCATCGCCTCGGTTGCGCTCGTGCCCCTGCGCAGCAACGACCTGGTCGGGGTGTTTGCCGTCGGAAGCTGCCAGCCTGGCTATTTTGACCAGAGCATGGGTTCCCTGTTTCTGAGTTACATCAGCGATACCCTGAGCCGGCTGCTCCCGCCCATGGTTCAGCGTCACACCGGAGCGGCGCCGGTGGCGGACATCGCCACGGAATCTCGCTAG
- a CDS encoding GGDEF domain-containing protein has product MTSDQSWKEKYLQELESADLRAQQWKVERNTLERMLVRTSLASEGQTPELDRLLAKVRKDLRQKNVDVDAWRELQEQIDRQVTLLDERSPPESESNPEAPIVDPGCGSVEPRNVPGDERDLADNTQRLRIARRIGQLLGQLLNTVALEPTAEARARALQQALLSSNDWNELREGLNHVAELVIAAVTRSQREFEAFLKRLDERLEALRAHFSEQTSAQSSRLTASEALDREIRQELERAGSQLRDSDDLQQLKASVSHHLSSIGEAVGRYREQETERERVLSEQLAVMQEKIAAMEAHSEQVQKEVRRERHRAMTDLLTQLPNREAWQERLSFEFNRWQRYQQPLTVGVLDIDFFKRINDSYGHKAGDRVLQLVARELSERLRTTDFIARFGGEEFVLLFPETTPDEAKVAMDKLRQHVGKLPFHFSGEPVTVTFSAGLAAVGRKDSEATVFDRADRALYLAKDNGRNRVQISAEQAGQ; this is encoded by the coding sequence ATGACATCTGATCAGTCCTGGAAGGAAAAATACCTTCAGGAGCTGGAATCGGCCGACCTTCGGGCCCAGCAATGGAAAGTTGAGCGCAATACCCTGGAACGGATGCTGGTGCGGACCAGTCTGGCCTCGGAAGGCCAGACCCCGGAGCTCGACCGACTGCTGGCGAAGGTTCGCAAGGACCTGCGCCAGAAAAACGTGGATGTCGATGCCTGGCGGGAGCTGCAGGAGCAGATCGACCGACAGGTGACCTTGCTCGACGAACGGAGCCCGCCCGAAAGCGAGAGCAATCCGGAGGCGCCCATCGTCGATCCGGGATGCGGTTCCGTCGAACCGCGGAACGTTCCCGGGGACGAACGGGATCTGGCCGACAATACCCAGCGTCTCCGTATAGCCCGGCGTATCGGGCAACTGCTGGGGCAGCTGCTGAATACGGTTGCCCTTGAACCCACCGCCGAAGCCCGTGCCCGGGCCCTGCAGCAGGCGTTGCTGTCCAGCAACGACTGGAACGAGCTGCGGGAGGGGCTGAACCACGTCGCCGAGCTGGTGATTGCGGCGGTTACCCGAAGCCAGCGAGAGTTCGAGGCCTTTCTCAAACGACTGGACGAGCGACTCGAGGCGCTGCGGGCGCATTTTTCGGAGCAAACGTCCGCCCAGTCGAGCCGACTGACCGCATCCGAGGCCCTGGACCGTGAAATCCGTCAGGAGCTGGAGCGGGCGGGGTCTCAGTTGCGGGACAGCGACGATCTGCAGCAGCTTAAAGCCTCAGTCAGTCATCACCTGTCGTCCATCGGCGAGGCGGTGGGACGTTACCGTGAACAGGAGACGGAGCGGGAGAGGGTGCTTTCGGAACAGTTGGCGGTCATGCAGGAGAAGATCGCGGCCATGGAGGCCCACTCGGAACAGGTGCAGAAAGAGGTGCGGCGCGAACGCCACCGGGCAATGACGGACTTACTGACCCAACTGCCGAACCGAGAGGCCTGGCAGGAGCGCCTGTCCTTCGAGTTCAATCGCTGGCAGCGATATCAGCAGCCATTAACGGTTGGCGTGCTGGATATTGATTTTTTCAAGCGGATCAACGACTCCTATGGCCACAAGGCGGGCGACCGGGTGCTGCAGCTGGTGGCCCGAGAGCTGAGTGAACGGCTCCGGACCACGGACTTCATTGCCCGCTTTGGTGGTGAGGAGTTTGTTTTGCTGTTTCCCGAGACCACGCCGGATGAAGCCAAAGTGGCGATGGACAAGCTGCGGCAGCATGTCGGCAAGCTGCCCTTTCATTTCAGTGGTGAGCCGGTAACCGTCACGTTTTCCGCTGGCCTGGCGGCCGTTGGGAGAAAAGACTCGGAAGCGACCGTGTTTGATCGTGCCGACCGCGCCCTGTACCTCGCTAAGGACAACGGCCGGAATCGCGTTCAGATCAGTGCAGAACAGGCAGGTCAGTGA
- the lptM gene encoding LPS translocon maturation chaperone LptM: MRAGKVWLAGLVVLLAVTGCGQKGPLYREDPAVSARATDAVTAEPGSRDVRDDEDAGE; this comes from the coding sequence ATGCGCGCGGGAAAGGTCTGGCTGGCGGGTCTGGTGGTGTTGTTGGCGGTGACTGGCTGTGGTCAGAAAGGGCCGCTGTACCGGGAGGATCCCGCCGTATCTGCCCGTGCCACAGACGCGGTGACGGCCGAGCCCGGAAGCCGGGACGTGCGCGACGATGAGGACGCTGGCGAATAA
- the lysA gene encoding diaminopimelate decarboxylase, giving the protein MDHFNYRNGELFAEDVPVSAIAERFGTPAYVYSRATLERHYRAYDDALKGRPHLVCYAVKANSNLAVLNVLARLGAGFDIVSAGELERVLRAGGDASRVVFSGVGKQEWEMKRALEVGVRCFNVESDTELDRLNAVAGELGVRAPVSLRVNPDVDAGTHPYISTGLKENKFGIDIAEAPAVYARASAMPHLDIQGVDCHIGSQLTSVSPFLDALDRVLALIDELAGQGIHIRHLDMGGGLGVTYNQEQPPQPSDYVTALAERLGDRELELIMEPGRSIAANAGILITRVEFLKCTEHRNFAIIDAAMNDLIRPALYSAWQAIVPVTPHQQGEEKSWDLVGPVCETGDFLGKDRLLRLQAGDLLAVRSAGAYGFVMSSNYNSRNRPPELMVDGDQVHVVRRRETLDDQLAPESCLPE; this is encoded by the coding sequence ATGGATCACTTCAACTACCGCAACGGCGAACTCTTTGCCGAGGATGTGCCTGTCTCTGCCATTGCCGAGCGTTTCGGAACGCCGGCCTATGTCTATTCCCGGGCGACCCTGGAACGTCATTATCGCGCCTACGATGACGCCCTCAAGGGGCGGCCACATCTGGTCTGCTATGCGGTCAAGGCCAACAGCAACCTTGCGGTACTGAACGTCCTTGCCCGCCTTGGTGCGGGGTTTGACATTGTCTCCGCCGGTGAGCTGGAGCGAGTGCTGCGCGCCGGAGGTGACGCCAGCAGGGTGGTCTTCTCCGGTGTTGGCAAGCAGGAGTGGGAAATGAAGCGTGCCCTGGAAGTGGGTGTACGCTGTTTCAATGTGGAGTCTGACACCGAGCTCGACCGCCTGAATGCCGTCGCCGGTGAGCTGGGCGTGCGGGCGCCGGTCTCCCTGCGTGTGAATCCGGACGTCGATGCCGGCACCCACCCCTACATTTCGACCGGCCTGAAAGAGAACAAATTCGGCATTGATATTGCCGAGGCGCCTGCCGTCTACGCCCGGGCGTCGGCTATGCCCCATCTCGATATTCAGGGCGTTGACTGTCACATCGGTTCGCAACTGACGTCGGTGTCGCCGTTTCTGGACGCCCTGGATCGGGTGCTGGCGCTGATCGACGAACTTGCCGGGCAGGGTATTCACATCCGGCACCTCGACATGGGGGGCGGCCTCGGCGTTACCTACAATCAGGAACAGCCGCCCCAGCCGTCGGACTATGTAACGGCCCTGGCCGAGCGCCTGGGCGACCGCGAGCTCGAACTGATCATGGAACCCGGGCGATCCATTGCGGCCAATGCCGGCATCCTGATTACCCGCGTCGAGTTCCTGAAGTGCACTGAACACCGGAATTTTGCGATCATCGATGCCGCCATGAACGACCTGATCCGCCCGGCGCTCTACAGTGCCTGGCAGGCCATTGTGCCCGTTACCCCGCATCAACAGGGCGAGGAGAAATCCTGGGATCTGGTGGGGCCGGTGTGCGAGACCGGCGATTTCCTGGGCAAGGATCGCCTGCTTCGACTGCAGGCCGGTGATTTGCTGGCGGTTCGGTCCGCCGGCGCCTACGGGTTTGTCATGAGTTCCAACTACAACAGCCGCAACCGGCCGCCGGAGCTGATGGTGGATGGCGACCAGGTGCATGTGGTGCGTCGTCGTGAAACCCTGGACGACCAGCTCGCGCCCGAGAGTTGTCTGCCGGAATGA